The following proteins come from a genomic window of Yinghuangia sp. ASG 101:
- the efeU gene encoding iron uptake transporter permease EfeU, with product MFANYLIGLREGLEAALVVSILVAYLVKTGNRHRLPPIWGGVAVAVALSLAFGAILEFTSAEMTFEQQELFGGSLSIAAVGLVTWMVFWMRRTARHLKAELQGKLDAALAMGTGALMVTAFLSVGREGLETALFVWTAVRSADQGSDPLIGVALGIVSAVVLAYFFYKGAVRINLAKFFVWTGGVLIVVAAGVLAYGVHDLQEADFLPGLHNRAFDISDTVDPTSWYGTLLKGIFNFQPDPTVLQCVVWIAYLVPVMAVFLLRQPKGRERPAVVGRENQANSALPQ from the coding sequence TTGTTCGCCAACTACCTGATAGGTCTGCGCGAGGGCCTGGAGGCGGCCCTGGTCGTCAGCATTCTCGTGGCCTATCTGGTCAAGACCGGGAACAGGCACCGGCTGCCGCCGATCTGGGGCGGTGTCGCCGTGGCCGTCGCACTCAGCCTGGCATTCGGCGCGATTCTGGAGTTCACGTCGGCGGAGATGACCTTCGAGCAGCAGGAGTTGTTCGGCGGCTCGTTGTCGATCGCCGCGGTGGGCCTGGTCACGTGGATGGTCTTCTGGATGCGGCGCACCGCGCGGCACCTGAAGGCGGAATTGCAGGGCAAGTTGGACGCGGCCCTCGCCATGGGGACCGGGGCGCTCATGGTGACCGCGTTCTTGTCGGTCGGCCGCGAGGGGCTGGAGACCGCGTTGTTCGTGTGGACGGCGGTGCGCTCCGCCGACCAGGGCAGCGATCCGCTCATCGGGGTCGCGCTCGGCATCGTGTCGGCGGTCGTGCTCGCGTACTTCTTCTACAAAGGCGCGGTGCGCATCAATCTCGCCAAGTTCTTCGTCTGGACGGGCGGCGTGCTCATCGTCGTGGCCGCCGGAGTTCTCGCGTACGGCGTCCACGACCTTCAGGAAGCGGACTTCCTGCCGGGTCTTCACAACCGCGCGTTCGACATCTCCGACACCGTCGATCCGACGAGCTGGTACGGGACGCTGCTCAAGGGAATCTTCAATTTCCAGCCCGACCCGACCGTCCTGCAGTGCGTTGTGTGGATCGCCTATCTGGTGCCCGTCATGGCGGTGTTCCTGCTCCGGCAGCCGAAGGGACGGGAGCGCCCCGCGGTCGTCGGCCGCGAGAATCAGGCGAACAGCGCGCTGCCCCAGTAG